The Amycolatopsis sp. DG1A-15b genome window below encodes:
- the nuoN gene encoding NADH-quinone oxidoreductase subunit NuoN has product MLDILLTQAPEPPIQVPSVDYNAVLPVLIIFGAACVSVLVEAFAAKRSRFGIQVGLSLAAIVAAGVSLVIYATGNAPAGGVTTFSGAISIDRPALFLWGTLLALAVGAVLLISDRVVEPGGALVAQAGIRPGTVQDRAQTATVMQTEVFPLTLFALGGMMAFTAANDLLTMFIALEVLSLPLYLMCGLARRRRLLSQEAAVKYFLLGAFSSAFFLYGLALLYGYANSVKLGDIAAAAAGSDRSDTLLFAGLGLLVVGLLFKGSVGPFHTWTPDVYQGAPTPVTAFMAACTKVAAFGGILRVLSVAFSSTSWEWRGVLWGVAIISMVIGAVLGLTQTDVKRMVAYSSIAHAGFLLVGAIAMTRDGLSSTLFYLLAYGFTTLAAFGVISLVRDSSGEATHLSAWAGLAKRSPLVAGVFTFLLLALAGIPLTSGFVGKFVVFSAALSDGMAPLVVIALVFSAVAAFFYLRVIVLMYFSEPAADGPTVTIPGFGTGTAIFLGTAVTLVLGLVPAFALGWAGSGGFAF; this is encoded by the coding sequence CCCAGGCACCGGAGCCACCGATCCAGGTGCCGTCGGTCGACTACAACGCCGTCCTGCCGGTGCTGATCATCTTCGGCGCGGCGTGCGTCAGCGTGCTGGTCGAGGCGTTCGCGGCGAAGCGGTCCCGGTTCGGCATCCAGGTGGGCCTGAGCCTGGCGGCGATCGTCGCGGCCGGCGTCAGCCTGGTCATCTACGCGACGGGCAACGCGCCCGCGGGCGGCGTGACGACGTTCAGCGGCGCGATCTCGATCGATCGGCCGGCGCTGTTCCTCTGGGGCACGCTGCTGGCGCTGGCGGTCGGCGCGGTGCTGCTGATCTCCGACCGCGTGGTCGAGCCGGGCGGCGCGCTCGTCGCCCAGGCCGGCATCCGCCCGGGCACGGTCCAGGACCGCGCCCAGACGGCGACGGTCATGCAGACCGAGGTGTTCCCGCTGACGCTGTTCGCGCTCGGCGGCATGATGGCGTTCACCGCGGCGAACGACCTGCTGACGATGTTCATCGCGCTGGAAGTGCTGTCGCTGCCGCTGTACCTGATGTGCGGCCTCGCGCGTCGTCGCCGGCTGCTCTCGCAGGAAGCGGCGGTCAAGTACTTCCTGCTCGGGGCGTTCTCGTCGGCGTTCTTCCTGTACGGGCTGGCGCTGCTGTACGGCTACGCGAACTCGGTGAAGCTGGGCGACATCGCGGCCGCGGCGGCGGGTTCGGACCGGTCGGACACGCTGCTGTTCGCCGGGCTGGGTCTCCTGGTGGTCGGCCTGCTGTTCAAGGGTTCGGTCGGCCCGTTCCACACGTGGACCCCGGACGTGTACCAGGGAGCACCGACGCCGGTGACGGCGTTCATGGCGGCGTGCACGAAGGTGGCGGCGTTCGGCGGGATCCTGCGAGTGCTGTCGGTGGCGTTCTCGTCGACTTCGTGGGAGTGGCGCGGAGTTCTCTGGGGCGTGGCGATCATTTCGATGGTGATCGGCGCGGTGCTGGGCCTGACGCAGACGGACGTCAAGCGCATGGTGGCGTACTCGTCGATCGCCCATGCGGGCTTCCTGCTGGTGGGCGCGATCGCGATGACGCGCGACGGGTTGTCGAGCACGCTGTTCTACCTGCTGGCGTACGGCTTCACGACGCTGGCGGCGTTCGGCGTGATCAGCCTGGTCCGGGATTCCTCGGGCGAGGCGACGCACCTCTCGGCGTGGGCCGGGCTGGCCAAGCGGTCGCCGCTGGTGGCGGGCGTCTTCACGTTCTTGCTGCTGGCGCTGGCCGGGATTCCGCTCACTTCCGGTTTCGTGGGGAAGTTCGTGGTGTTCTCCGCGGCGCTGTCGGACGGCATGGCCCCGCTGGTGGTGATCGCCCTCGTGTTCAGCGCGGTGGCGGCGTTCTTCTACCTGCGGGTGATCGTGCTGATGTACTTCTCCGAGCCGGCCGCGGACGGTCCCACGGTCACCATCCCGGGCTTCGGCACGGGAACGGCGATCTTCCTGGGCACGGCAGTGACGCTGGTGCTGGGCCTGGTCCCGGCGTTCGCGCTCGGCTGGGCCGGTTCGGGCGGTTTCGCTTTCTGA
- a CDS encoding ESX secretion-associated protein EspG, with product MIAALSLTTLLTAMRNVGCGDPHPVLANGLRYIPPSAAERTNRDAFEELSRYGFTQGHGFTPEFEDLLHLIGHPAREYVAYARDTAGQRNVLVAVTGLDKVCVVCRGDRVELSEVDVHPADALVAQLPDYRPADLKPFSLPQEDFRTPEVSDVFDEERSREAQELDTLFRQPHFGVGQLHADDKTVSYLDLKAGRVGIAVADGYISVVPGENKNLSQKLKAATPG from the coding sequence ATGATTGCCGCCCTCTCGCTGACCACCCTGCTCACCGCCATGCGCAACGTCGGTTGCGGCGATCCGCACCCCGTCCTGGCCAACGGACTGCGCTACATCCCGCCGTCGGCCGCGGAACGGACAAACCGGGATGCCTTCGAAGAACTCAGTCGATACGGCTTCACGCAAGGGCACGGCTTCACCCCCGAATTCGAAGATCTGCTGCACCTCATCGGCCACCCCGCCCGGGAATACGTCGCCTACGCGCGGGATACCGCCGGCCAGCGGAACGTTCTCGTCGCCGTAACCGGCCTGGACAAGGTGTGCGTTGTCTGCCGGGGCGACCGAGTCGAACTCAGCGAGGTCGACGTCCACCCCGCCGACGCCCTCGTCGCACAGCTGCCGGACTACCGGCCCGCCGACCTCAAACCCTTCTCGCTTCCGCAAGAAGACTTCCGGACGCCCGAGGTCAGTGACGTCTTCGACGAAGAGCGCAGCCGGGAAGCGCAGGAACTCGATACCCTTTTCCGGCAACCCCACTTCGGCGTCGGGCAACTGCACGCCGATGACAAGACCGTCAGCTACCTCGACCTGAAAGCCGGGCGCGTCGGGATCGCCGTCGCCGATGGCTACATCAGCGTCGTGCCCGGGGAGAACAAAAACCTCAGCCAAAAGCTGAAGGCCGCCACCCCTGGGTAA
- a CDS encoding DUF3558 domain-containing protein, with product MRRSLALLGASLLVLTACSDTKTGTASPVTTSSIPTDAVPGPGVPKVDSPVDTARFKRTPCESLPTEEVTTLLGSGATAKEELSAPGGPTCNWQPAGTTQATVGIIFNKVNQAGLTAIYEQQGSTFRLFMPVAPVEGLPAVAYGLKDERATSGRCAIAVGTSDHEMIDVSITQSEANVGKTDPCAAAHEVAEKIVENIKGAQ from the coding sequence ATGCGCCGCTCACTTGCACTGCTCGGCGCATCCCTGCTGGTCCTAACGGCGTGCTCGGACACGAAAACCGGGACTGCTTCACCCGTGACCACTTCATCAATCCCCACGGATGCCGTACCCGGTCCCGGCGTACCCAAGGTCGATTCACCAGTGGACACCGCCCGATTCAAGCGAACGCCATGCGAATCCTTGCCCACTGAAGAAGTCACGACACTTCTCGGCTCAGGGGCAACAGCCAAAGAGGAGCTGAGCGCACCGGGTGGCCCTACGTGCAACTGGCAACCGGCAGGAACCACGCAGGCAACTGTCGGCATCATCTTCAACAAGGTGAACCAGGCGGGCCTGACCGCGATCTACGAGCAGCAAGGGTCGACATTTCGTCTCTTCATGCCGGTCGCCCCGGTGGAAGGTCTGCCAGCCGTCGCGTACGGACTGAAGGACGAGCGTGCCACGAGCGGCCGATGCGCGATCGCTGTTGGAACCAGCGACCACGAGATGATCGATGTCTCCATCACTCAGTCTGAAGCGAACGTCGGCAAGACCGATCCTTGTGCAGCTGCGCATGAAGTCGCCGAGAAAATTGTCGAAAACATCAAAGGGGCGCAGTGA
- a CDS encoding polyprenyl synthetase family protein encodes MPSPAPGAGSLPAAPGGALDDLRASVGLQIADETLLRSIAGGLTEVEKLLREVVRSDVQAVNDAALHLVEAGGKRFRPLFTLLSAQFGPKQDDHVVIAAAAVELVHLATLYHDDVMDEATMRRGAESVNARWDNTIAILTGDFLFAHASRLVADLGTDAARIIAETFGELVTGQMRETVGPGPGDDAVAHYLTVIAQKTGSLIATSGRFGGMMSGAAEEHIEALRRFGDIIGTAFQISDDIIDIASPSDELGKAQGTDLREGVRTLPMLYALADPGTDPRLVELLSGPIADDALVQEALELLRVSSGLDRARVTLADYAQRARAELTALPASPARDACESVADYLVARTR; translated from the coding sequence GTGCCTTCCCCAGCCCCCGGGGCGGGATCCCTCCCCGCTGCGCCGGGCGGCGCCCTCGACGACCTGCGGGCGTCGGTCGGGCTGCAGATCGCCGACGAAACCCTGCTGCGCTCGATCGCCGGCGGGCTGACCGAGGTCGAGAAGCTGCTGCGCGAGGTCGTCCGCAGTGACGTCCAGGCCGTCAACGACGCCGCGTTGCACCTGGTCGAGGCCGGGGGCAAACGCTTCCGTCCGCTGTTCACGCTGCTGTCCGCCCAGTTCGGCCCCAAGCAGGACGACCACGTGGTGATCGCCGCCGCCGCGGTCGAGCTGGTGCACCTGGCCACGCTCTACCACGACGACGTCATGGACGAGGCCACCATGCGGCGCGGCGCCGAGAGCGTCAACGCCCGCTGGGACAACACCATCGCCATCCTCACCGGCGACTTCCTCTTCGCCCACGCTTCGCGCCTGGTCGCCGACCTCGGCACGGACGCCGCGCGGATCATCGCCGAGACCTTCGGCGAGCTGGTCACCGGCCAGATGCGCGAGACCGTCGGCCCCGGCCCGGGTGACGATGCCGTCGCGCACTACCTCACCGTGATCGCGCAGAAGACCGGCTCGCTGATCGCCACCTCCGGCCGGTTCGGCGGCATGATGTCCGGCGCCGCCGAGGAGCACATCGAGGCGCTGCGCCGGTTCGGCGACATCATCGGCACCGCGTTCCAGATCTCCGACGACATCATCGACATCGCGTCGCCGTCGGACGAGCTCGGCAAGGCGCAGGGCACCGACCTGCGCGAAGGCGTCCGGACGCTGCCCATGCTGTATGCGCTGGCCGACCCGGGCACCGACCCCCGGCTGGTGGAGCTGCTGTCCGGCCCGATCGCCGACGACGCGCTCGTGCAGGAGGCACTCGAGCTGCTGCGGGTCAGTAGCGGACTCGATCGAGCACGCGTCACCCTTGCCGACTACGCTCAGCGCGCGCGAGCCGAGCTCACCGCGCTGCCCGCATCACCCGCCCGGGACGCGTGCGAGTCGGTCGCCGACTACCTGGTCGCGCGCACGCGCTAA
- a CDS encoding VOC family protein, producing the protein MRPESPFVFFDVRTADPEGSKRFFADLLGWEADGPLLTAGGAPWGGLTELTPGDDRAPQWLPYAPVSDVDAAAAKALELGGTLVRERTDLPFGSLVVVTDPGGAALVLFQELS; encoded by the coding sequence ATGCGACCTGAATCACCTTTCGTGTTCTTCGATGTCCGCACCGCCGATCCGGAGGGCAGCAAGCGGTTCTTCGCCGACCTGCTGGGCTGGGAAGCGGACGGCCCGCTGCTGACGGCCGGCGGCGCGCCCTGGGGCGGCCTCACCGAGCTGACCCCGGGCGATGACCGGGCCCCGCAGTGGCTGCCCTACGCGCCGGTGTCCGATGTGGACGCCGCCGCGGCGAAGGCGCTGGAGCTGGGCGGAACCCTCGTGCGCGAGCGCACCGATCTGCCGTTCGGCTCCCTGGTGGTGGTCACCGATCCCGGCGGCGCGGCCCTCGTCCTGTTCCAGGAACTCAGCTGA
- a CDS encoding 2-oxoacid:ferredoxin oxidoreductase subunit beta, whose protein sequence is MTAIDLGIPNLGGLDLVPTSEEPQKAKDYKSDQEVRWCPGCGDYVVLNAVQSFLPTLGLKRENIVFISGIGCSSRFPYYLNTYGMHSIHGRAPSIATGLATTRPDLSVWVVTGDGDALSIGGNHLIHALRRNVNIKILLFNNRIYGLTKGQYSPTSGQGMVTKSTPMGSVDTPFNPLSLAIGAEASFVGRAMDSDRKGLTEVLEAAARHRGSALVEIYQNCPIFNDGAFDVLKDADEAAARLIPLRAGEPIRFGPNQEFGVKRGDWGGLDVAKVADIGEDDIVVHDPSITDTSYAFALSRLGDQNLNHVPTGILRQVERPTYDDGARAQVEEARAARKPDLQGLLRGKDTWTVA, encoded by the coding sequence ATGACCGCGATTGATCTGGGGATACCCAATCTCGGCGGCCTGGACCTTGTGCCCACCAGCGAGGAGCCGCAGAAGGCCAAGGACTACAAGTCGGATCAGGAAGTCCGCTGGTGCCCCGGCTGCGGCGACTACGTCGTCCTCAACGCGGTCCAGTCCTTCCTGCCGACGCTCGGCCTCAAGCGCGAGAACATCGTGTTCATCTCGGGCATCGGCTGCTCGTCGCGGTTCCCGTACTACCTGAACACCTACGGCATGCACTCGATCCACGGCCGCGCGCCGTCGATCGCGACCGGGCTCGCCACCACGCGGCCGGACCTGTCGGTGTGGGTCGTCACCGGTGACGGCGACGCGCTGTCCATCGGCGGCAACCACCTGATCCACGCGCTGCGCCGCAACGTGAACATCAAGATCCTGCTGTTCAACAACCGGATCTACGGGCTGACCAAGGGCCAGTACTCCCCGACGTCCGGGCAGGGCATGGTCACGAAGTCGACGCCGATGGGTTCGGTGGACACGCCGTTCAACCCGCTGTCGCTGGCGATCGGCGCGGAGGCGTCGTTCGTGGGCCGGGCGATGGACTCCGACCGCAAGGGCCTGACCGAGGTCCTGGAGGCGGCGGCGCGGCACCGCGGTTCGGCGCTGGTCGAGATCTACCAGAACTGCCCGATCTTCAACGACGGTGCGTTCGACGTCCTCAAGGACGCCGACGAGGCCGCGGCGCGCCTCATCCCGCTGCGCGCGGGCGAGCCGATCCGCTTCGGCCCCAACCAGGAGTTCGGCGTCAAGCGCGGCGACTGGGGCGGCCTGGACGTCGCCAAGGTCGCGGACATCGGCGAGGACGACATCGTCGTGCACGACCCGTCGATCACGGACACGTCGTACGCGTTCGCGCTGTCGCGCCTGGGCGACCAGAACCTCAACCACGTCCCGACGGGCATCCTCCGCCAGGTCGAGCGCCCGACGTACGACGACGGCGCCCGCGCCCAGGTCGAGGAGGCCCGCGCGGCCCGCAAGCCGGACCTGCAGGGCCTGCTGCGCGGCAAGGACACCTGGACGGTCGCGTAA
- a CDS encoding 2-oxoacid:acceptor oxidoreductase subunit alpha translates to MSTSANGNGAGHGSLAATRPTEVSKLDRVVIRFAGDSGDGMQLTGDRFTSEAAAFGNDLSTMPNFPAEIRAPQGTIPGVSSFQVHFADYDILTPGDRPDVLVAMNPAALKANLADVPHGGTIILNTDDFIKRNLTKVGYASDPLEDDTLEAYQVHRVAMSTLTQGALAETGLGKKDAERCKNMFALGLLSWMYHRPTEGTERFLREKFAKKPDIAEANILAFRAGWNYGETTESFATTFQVAPAKLKQGTYRQITGNTALAYGIVAAGQRSGLQILLGTYPITPASDILHELSKHKHFGIITFQAEDEIAGIGAALGASYGGALGVTSTSGPGVALKSEAVGLGVMVELPLVVIDVQRGGPSTGLPTKTEQADLLQAMFGRNGESPVPIVAPLSPADCFDAAVEATRIALKYRTPVLLLSDGAIANGSEPWLIPDVETLPDLRVEFAAEPNADNDSGEFWPYVRDPETLARAWAIPGTPGLQHRIGGLEKADKTGHISYDPVNHDKMVRLRQAKIDGIDVPDLVVDDPSGGKARVLALGWGSSFGPIGAACRRVRKLGLPIAQAHLRHLNPLPANLGDILRSYDKVVVPEMNLGQLSLLLRAKYLVDVHSHTKVAGMAFKAEELQNLFSEIITGVTTEAAK, encoded by the coding sequence ATGAGCACGAGTGCGAACGGCAACGGCGCTGGTCACGGCTCGCTCGCCGCAACCAGGCCGACCGAGGTCAGCAAGCTGGACCGGGTGGTCATCCGGTTCGCCGGCGACTCCGGTGACGGCATGCAGCTGACCGGCGACCGCTTCACGTCCGAAGCCGCCGCGTTCGGCAACGACCTGTCGACGATGCCGAACTTCCCCGCCGAGATCCGCGCGCCACAGGGCACCATCCCCGGCGTTTCCAGCTTCCAGGTGCACTTCGCCGACTACGACATCCTCACCCCCGGCGACCGGCCGGACGTGCTGGTGGCGATGAACCCGGCCGCGCTCAAGGCGAACCTCGCCGACGTCCCGCACGGCGGGACGATCATCCTCAACACCGACGACTTCATCAAGCGGAACCTCACCAAGGTCGGCTACGCGAGCGACCCGCTGGAGGACGACACGCTCGAGGCGTACCAGGTGCACCGGGTCGCCATGTCGACCCTGACCCAGGGCGCGCTCGCGGAGACCGGCCTCGGCAAGAAGGACGCCGAGCGCTGCAAGAACATGTTCGCGCTCGGCCTGCTGTCGTGGATGTACCACCGGCCGACCGAGGGCACCGAGCGGTTCCTGCGCGAGAAGTTCGCGAAGAAGCCGGACATCGCCGAGGCGAACATCCTGGCCTTCCGCGCGGGCTGGAACTACGGCGAGACCACCGAGTCGTTCGCAACGACGTTCCAGGTCGCCCCGGCGAAGCTGAAGCAGGGCACCTACCGGCAGATCACCGGCAACACCGCGCTGGCCTACGGGATCGTCGCCGCCGGGCAGCGTTCCGGCCTGCAGATCCTGCTCGGCACGTACCCGATCACCCCGGCGTCGGACATCCTGCACGAGCTGTCCAAGCACAAGCACTTCGGCATCATCACCTTCCAGGCCGAGGACGAGATCGCCGGCATCGGCGCCGCGCTCGGCGCGTCCTACGGCGGCGCGCTCGGCGTCACCTCGACGTCCGGGCCGGGTGTCGCGTTGAAGTCCGAAGCCGTCGGCCTCGGCGTGATGGTGGAGCTGCCGCTCGTCGTCATCGACGTCCAGCGCGGTGGCCCGTCCACCGGGCTGCCGACCAAGACCGAGCAGGCCGACCTGCTGCAGGCGATGTTCGGCCGCAACGGCGAATCGCCGGTCCCGATCGTCGCACCGCTGTCGCCGGCGGACTGCTTCGACGCGGCCGTCGAGGCGACCCGGATCGCGCTGAAGTACCGCACCCCGGTGCTGCTGCTCTCGGACGGCGCGATTGCGAACGGCTCCGAGCCGTGGCTGATCCCGGACGTCGAGACGCTGCCCGACCTGCGGGTCGAGTTCGCCGCCGAACCCAACGCGGACAACGACTCCGGCGAGTTCTGGCCGTACGTCCGCGACCCCGAGACCCTCGCCCGCGCCTGGGCGATCCCCGGCACCCCCGGCCTGCAGCACCGCATCGGCGGGCTGGAGAAGGCCGACAAGACCGGCCACATCTCCTACGACCCGGTCAACCACGACAAGATGGTCCGGCTGCGGCAGGCGAAGATCGACGGCATCGACGTCCCCGATCTCGTCGTCGACGACCCGAGCGGCGGCAAGGCCCGCGTGCTCGCGCTCGGCTGGGGCAGCTCGTTCGGCCCGATCGGCGCGGCCTGCCGCCGCGTGCGCAAGCTCGGCCTGCCGATCGCGCAGGCGCACCTGCGGCACCTCAACCCGCTGCCGGCCAACCTAGGCGACATCCTGCGCAGCTACGACAAGGTCGTGGTGCCGGAGATGAACCTCGGCCAGCTGTCGCTGCTGCTGCGGGCGAAGTACCTGGTGGACGTCCACTCGCACACCAAGGTCGCCGGAATGGCGTTCAAGGCCGAAGAGCTGCAGAACCTGTTCTCGGAGATCATCACCGGCGTTACTACGGAGGCGGCGAAATGA
- a CDS encoding enoyl-CoA hydratase, whose amino-acid sequence MTDSIVSEHSGGVALLTVDAPGSRNALTLELSAQLAAAVEAAERDESVHAVVVTGTPPAFCAGADLSALAAADEPGLRAIYEGFLAVARCVLPTIAAVGGAAVGAGLNLALAADVRLAGPRAKFVARFLELGLHPGGGMTWMAQRLAGPQQAAAMTLFGQPLDAEAAVRAGLALRVVDGGHDELLTAARELAHPAVAAPREALIATKRSLRATAGLAEHSDAVDAEIRPQLASLASPEFAERLSLLRDRIHSRP is encoded by the coding sequence ATGACCGACAGCATTGTCAGCGAGCACTCCGGCGGCGTCGCCCTGCTGACCGTCGACGCGCCCGGCAGCCGGAACGCGCTGACGCTCGAGCTCTCCGCGCAGCTCGCCGCCGCCGTCGAGGCCGCGGAACGGGACGAGTCCGTGCACGCCGTCGTCGTTACCGGGACGCCGCCCGCCTTCTGCGCCGGTGCCGATCTGTCCGCGCTCGCCGCGGCCGACGAGCCCGGCCTGCGGGCCATCTACGAAGGCTTCCTCGCCGTCGCGCGGTGCGTGCTGCCGACCATCGCCGCGGTCGGGGGTGCCGCCGTCGGGGCCGGGCTGAACCTCGCCCTCGCCGCCGACGTCCGGCTGGCCGGGCCGCGGGCGAAGTTCGTCGCCCGGTTCCTCGAACTCGGGCTGCACCCGGGCGGCGGGATGACCTGGATGGCGCAGCGGCTGGCCGGCCCGCAGCAGGCCGCCGCCATGACGTTGTTCGGGCAGCCGCTCGACGCCGAAGCCGCCGTGCGCGCCGGGCTGGCGCTGCGCGTGGTCGACGGCGGCCATGACGAACTACTGACAGCCGCGCGTGAGCTCGCTCACCCCGCCGTCGCCGCGCCGCGTGAAGCGCTGATCGCCACCAAGCGCAGTCTCCGCGCCACCGCGGGCCTGGCCGAGCACAGCGACGCCGTCGACGCCGAGATCCGGCCCCAGCTGGCCTCGCTGGCGTCACCGGAGTTCGCCGAGCGGCTTTCCCTGCTGCGAGACCGGATCCACTCACGGCCGTGA
- a CDS encoding Lrp/AsnC family transcriptional regulator: protein MNTIDQRIVSCLVANARSSYAEIGKVVGLSAPAVKRRVDRLLETGILRGFTAVVDPEALGWGTEAFVEVTCQGNITPARIRARLEPLPEVVAAYTVSGAADAIVHLRAADIHHLETALERLRGLEIVDRTVSTVVLSRLLERPPTPEQ from the coding sequence GTGAACACCATCGACCAGCGAATCGTTTCGTGTCTAGTGGCGAACGCCCGCTCGAGCTACGCGGAGATCGGCAAGGTGGTCGGCCTGTCGGCGCCGGCGGTGAAACGGCGGGTCGACCGCCTGCTCGAAACGGGCATCCTGCGGGGCTTCACGGCGGTGGTCGACCCGGAGGCCCTTGGCTGGGGAACGGAGGCGTTCGTCGAGGTCACGTGCCAGGGCAACATCACGCCGGCCCGGATCCGCGCGCGGCTGGAGCCGTTGCCGGAGGTGGTGGCGGCGTACACGGTGTCGGGCGCGGCGGACGCGATCGTGCACCTGCGAGCGGCGGACATCCACCACCTGGAGACGGCGCTGGAGCGGCTGCGCGGACTGGAGATCGTGGACCGGACGGTGTCGACGGTGGTGCTCTCGCGCCTGCTGGAACGGCCGCCGACGCCGGAGCAGTGA
- the ddaH gene encoding dimethylargininase: MQGSLPTRVPTTRRYLMCPPRFFAVDYVINPWMDPTQPVSAAVAVAQWTELRDTYRRLGHTVEEIEPQPGLPDMVFAANSGTVVDGRVLGSRFRAPQRAAEAEHFRRWFVEHGYRDITMPEKINEAEGDFAWTGALLLAGTGFRTDPAAHAEAQEVLGVPVVSLQLVDPRYYHLDTALFVLAEATDSTRAQIVYYPEAFSAGSRRVLERVFPDAVLATKEDAECFGLNGVSDGRNVVLPVEATRLGELLSERGYEPVYVDISELRKAGGGPKCCTLEIRKG, from the coding sequence ATGCAGGGATCACTGCCCACCCGCGTACCGACCACCCGCCGATACCTGATGTGCCCGCCGCGCTTCTTCGCGGTCGACTACGTGATCAACCCCTGGATGGACCCGACCCAGCCGGTCAGCGCCGCCGTCGCCGTCGCGCAGTGGACCGAGCTGCGCGACACCTACCGCCGCCTCGGCCACACCGTCGAGGAGATCGAGCCCCAGCCCGGCCTGCCCGACATGGTCTTCGCCGCGAACTCCGGCACCGTCGTCGACGGCCGGGTGCTCGGCTCGCGGTTCCGCGCCCCGCAGCGCGCCGCCGAGGCCGAGCACTTCCGCCGCTGGTTTGTCGAACACGGCTACCGCGACATCACCATGCCGGAGAAGATCAACGAGGCCGAAGGCGACTTCGCCTGGACCGGCGCCCTGCTGCTCGCCGGCACCGGCTTCCGCACCGACCCGGCCGCGCACGCCGAGGCGCAGGAGGTCCTGGGCGTCCCGGTCGTCTCGCTGCAGCTGGTCGACCCGCGCTACTACCACCTCGACACCGCGCTGTTCGTGCTCGCCGAGGCGACGGACTCGACCCGCGCGCAGATCGTCTACTACCCCGAAGCGTTCTCGGCCGGCTCGCGCCGCGTGCTGGAGCGGGTGTTCCCGGACGCGGTACTCGCCACCAAGGAAGACGCGGAGTGCTTCGGCCTCAACGGCGTCTCCGACGGCCGCAATGTCGTCCTGCCGGTGGAGGCCACCCGTTTGGGTGAACTTTTGTCGGAGCGGGGGTACGAGCCGGTCTACGTCGACATCTCTGAGCTGCGGAAAGCCGGCGGCGGCCCGAAGTGCTGCACGCTGGAGATTCGCAAAGGCTAA
- a CDS encoding polysaccharide deacetylase family protein, translated as MGVVTVILAVHGVGRPARQLDPGEDERWLTVEQFERVLDVAAEREDVRLTFDDGNESDVEIVLPRLADRGLTAEFFPLAGRLGQRGYLDRDGLRELARSGMEIGSHGWEPRDWRRLDDRHADRELKDAPKLLGDLCGRPVRRYSLPFGAYDRRVLARLRQAGATRVYSSDGGAARRDGWLQARTELPHDLDGDWLDSVLAGSRRAAHWANRLFRRALR; from the coding sequence GTGGGAGTGGTGACGGTGATCCTCGCCGTGCACGGGGTGGGCCGGCCGGCGCGCCAGCTCGACCCCGGTGAAGACGAGCGCTGGCTGACCGTGGAGCAGTTCGAGCGCGTGCTCGACGTCGCCGCGGAGCGCGAAGACGTCCGCCTGACCTTCGACGACGGCAACGAATCCGACGTCGAGATCGTGCTGCCGCGGCTGGCCGACCGCGGCCTGACGGCGGAGTTCTTCCCCCTCGCCGGCCGGCTCGGGCAGCGAGGCTACCTCGATCGCGACGGGCTGCGCGAGCTCGCGCGCTCCGGGATGGAGATCGGCTCGCACGGCTGGGAACCCCGCGACTGGCGGCGGCTCGACGACCGGCACGCCGACCGCGAGCTGAAGGACGCGCCGAAGCTGCTCGGCGACCTGTGCGGCCGGCCGGTGCGGCGGTACTCGCTGCCCTTCGGCGCCTACGACCGGCGCGTGCTCGCGCGGCTGCGGCAGGCGGGCGCCACCCGCGTGTACTCGAGCGACGGCGGTGCGGCCCGCCGGGACGGCTGGCTGCAGGCGCGCACCGAGCTCCCGCACGACCTCGACGGCGACTGGCTCGACAGCGTGCTCGCCGGGTCGCGGCGGGCCGCGCACTGGGCGAACCGACTGTTCCGCCGCGCCCTCCGTTAG